In Solanum pennellii chromosome 3, SPENNV200, a single window of DNA contains:
- the LOC107012278 gene encoding vacuolar cation/proton exchanger 3-like isoform X2, with protein sequence MFQEMGSAGEKLDLQLDEEIPFSSSQGTIKIDSLYYEAPHIASCRSTRVLTKMYQISLLRSIYIVIIKAKINLLLPFGPLAILLHYLTGKHTWVFFFSLLGITPLAERLGYATEQLAFYTGPTVGGLLNATFGNATEMIISLYALNNGMMRVVKQSLLGSILSNMLLVLGCAFFSGGIIHQQKVQVFNKATAIVNSGLLLMAVMGLLFPAVLHFTHTELHFGKSQLALSRFSSCIMLVAYASYLFFQLKSQPNLYSSMSEDEEHNSADPEEEEAPEITQWEAIGWLAVLTIWISVLSGYLVDAIEGASDSLNMPMSFISVILLPIVGNAAEHASAIMFAMKDKLDITLGVAIGSSTQISMFVIPFCVVVGWFMGKPMDLNFQLFETATLFITVLVVAFMLQEGTSNYFKGLMLILCYLIVAASFFVHVDPSNE encoded by the exons ATGTTTCAGGAGATGGGATCTGCTGGGGAGAAGTTAGACCTTCAACTTGACGAGGAGATTCCATTTAGCTCATCCCAGGGAACTATCAAAATAGATAGTCTGTATTATGAGGCACCTCATATTGCAAGTTGTCGCTCTACTAGGGTCTTAACAAAGATGTATCAGATCAGCCTTCTAAGGAGTATATACATTGTTATTATCAAAGCAAAGATCAATCTGTTACTTCCTTTTGGCCCCCTCGCCATATTGCTTCACTATCTTACAGGAAAACAT ACTTGGGTCTTTTTCTTCAGTTTACTGGGCATTACACCTTTAGCTGAGCGCTTGGGCTATGCGACTGA GCAGCTCGCATTCTATACCGGGCCAACAG TTGGGGGCCTTCTGAATGCAACATTTGGAAATGCAACTGAAATGATAATCTCGCTATATGCATTGAACAATGGAATGATGCGGGTTGTTAAACAGTCCTTGCTGGGTTCCATTTTATCAAATATGCTCTTGGTTCTTGGCTGTGCCTTCTTCAGTGGTGGAATTATTCATCAGCAGAAAGTTCAGGTCTTTAATAAG GCTACTGCCATTGTGAACTCAGGATTATTGTTGATGGCAGTCATGGGTTTGTTATTTCCAGCTGTACTTCATTTCACCCACACGGAATTGCATTTTGGCAAGTCACAGTTGGCTCTTTCAAGATTTAGCAGTTGCATAATGCTGGTAGCATATGCAAGCTACCTATTCTTTCAGCTCAAGAGTCAACCAAATCTTTATAGCTCTATGAGTGAG GATGAAGAACACAATTCAGCAGATCCTGAAGAGGAAGAGGCGCCTGAGATAACCCAGTGGGAAGCTATTGGGTGGCTTGCTGTTTTGACAATATGGATATCAGTGCTGTCTGGATATCTAGTAGATGCCATCGAG GGTGCATCTGACTCGTTGAACATGCCGATGTCCTTTATTAGTGTCATCTTGCTTCCAATTGTAGGAAATGCGGCAGAACACGCCAGCGCAATCATGTTCGCAATGAAAGATAAGCTT GACATCACACTTGGAGTTGCAATTGGATCTTCTACTCAGATATCAATGTTTGTG ATACCGTTTTGCGTTGTCGTTGGTTGGTTTATGGGAAAGCCCATGGACTTGAATTTCCAATTATTCGAGACCGCTACACTCTTCATCACAGTGCTAGTCGTGGCATTCATGTTGCAG GAAGGCACATCAAACTATTTTAAAGGGTTGATGCTGATCCTATGCTATCTGATTGTTGCTGCAAGTTTTTTTGTACACGTTGATCCATCCAATG AGTAA
- the LOC107012278 gene encoding vacuolar cation/proton exchanger 3-like isoform X1, which produces MFQEMGSAGEKLDLQLDEEIPFSSSQGTIKIDSLYYEAPHIASCRSTRVLTKMYQISLLRSIYIVIIKAKINLLLPFGPLAILLHYLTGKHTWVFFFSLLGITPLAERLGYATEQLAFYTGPTVGGLLNATFGNATEMIISLYALNNGMMRVVKQSLLGSILSNMLLVLGCAFFSGGIIHQQKVQVFNKATAIVNSGLLLMAVMGLLFPAVLHFTHTELHFGKSQLALSRFSSCIMLVAYASYLFFQLKSQPNLYSSMSEDEEHNSADPEEEEAPEITQWEAIGWLAVLTIWISVLSGYLVDAIEGASDSLNMPMSFISVILLPIVGNAAEHASAIMFAMKDKLDITLGVAIGSSTQISMFVIPFCVVVGWFMGKPMDLNFQLFETATLFITVLVVAFMLQEGTSNYFKGLMLILCYLIVAASFFVHVDPSNDAE; this is translated from the exons ATGTTTCAGGAGATGGGATCTGCTGGGGAGAAGTTAGACCTTCAACTTGACGAGGAGATTCCATTTAGCTCATCCCAGGGAACTATCAAAATAGATAGTCTGTATTATGAGGCACCTCATATTGCAAGTTGTCGCTCTACTAGGGTCTTAACAAAGATGTATCAGATCAGCCTTCTAAGGAGTATATACATTGTTATTATCAAAGCAAAGATCAATCTGTTACTTCCTTTTGGCCCCCTCGCCATATTGCTTCACTATCTTACAGGAAAACAT ACTTGGGTCTTTTTCTTCAGTTTACTGGGCATTACACCTTTAGCTGAGCGCTTGGGCTATGCGACTGA GCAGCTCGCATTCTATACCGGGCCAACAG TTGGGGGCCTTCTGAATGCAACATTTGGAAATGCAACTGAAATGATAATCTCGCTATATGCATTGAACAATGGAATGATGCGGGTTGTTAAACAGTCCTTGCTGGGTTCCATTTTATCAAATATGCTCTTGGTTCTTGGCTGTGCCTTCTTCAGTGGTGGAATTATTCATCAGCAGAAAGTTCAGGTCTTTAATAAG GCTACTGCCATTGTGAACTCAGGATTATTGTTGATGGCAGTCATGGGTTTGTTATTTCCAGCTGTACTTCATTTCACCCACACGGAATTGCATTTTGGCAAGTCACAGTTGGCTCTTTCAAGATTTAGCAGTTGCATAATGCTGGTAGCATATGCAAGCTACCTATTCTTTCAGCTCAAGAGTCAACCAAATCTTTATAGCTCTATGAGTGAG GATGAAGAACACAATTCAGCAGATCCTGAAGAGGAAGAGGCGCCTGAGATAACCCAGTGGGAAGCTATTGGGTGGCTTGCTGTTTTGACAATATGGATATCAGTGCTGTCTGGATATCTAGTAGATGCCATCGAG GGTGCATCTGACTCGTTGAACATGCCGATGTCCTTTATTAGTGTCATCTTGCTTCCAATTGTAGGAAATGCGGCAGAACACGCCAGCGCAATCATGTTCGCAATGAAAGATAAGCTT GACATCACACTTGGAGTTGCAATTGGATCTTCTACTCAGATATCAATGTTTGTG ATACCGTTTTGCGTTGTCGTTGGTTGGTTTATGGGAAAGCCCATGGACTTGAATTTCCAATTATTCGAGACCGCTACACTCTTCATCACAGTGCTAGTCGTGGCATTCATGTTGCAG GAAGGCACATCAAACTATTTTAAAGGGTTGATGCTGATCCTATGCTATCTGATTGTTGCTGCAAGTTTTTTTGTACACGTTGATCCATCCAATG ATGCAGAGTAA
- the LOC107012278 gene encoding vacuolar cation/proton exchanger 3-like isoform X3: MGSAGEKLDLQLDEEIPFSSSQGTIKIDSLYYEAPHIASCRSTRVLTKMYQISLLRSIYIVIIKAKINLLLPFGPLAILLHYLTGKHTWVFFFSLLGITPLAERLGYATEQLAFYTGPTVGGLLNATFGNATEMIISLYALNNGMMRVVKQSLLGSILSNMLLVLGCAFFSGGIIHQQKVQVFNKATAIVNSGLLLMAVMGLLFPAVLHFTHTELHFGKSQLALSRFSSCIMLVAYASYLFFQLKSQPNLYSSMSEDEEHNSADPEEEEAPEITQWEAIGWLAVLTIWISVLSGYLVDAIEGASDSLNMPMSFISVILLPIVGNAAEHASAIMFAMKDKLDITLGVAIGSSTQISMFVIPFCVVVGWFMGKPMDLNFQLFETATLFITVLVVAFMLQEGTSNYFKGLMLILCYLIVAASFFVHVDPSNDAE; the protein is encoded by the exons ATGGGATCTGCTGGGGAGAAGTTAGACCTTCAACTTGACGAGGAGATTCCATTTAGCTCATCCCAGGGAACTATCAAAATAGATAGTCTGTATTATGAGGCACCTCATATTGCAAGTTGTCGCTCTACTAGGGTCTTAACAAAGATGTATCAGATCAGCCTTCTAAGGAGTATATACATTGTTATTATCAAAGCAAAGATCAATCTGTTACTTCCTTTTGGCCCCCTCGCCATATTGCTTCACTATCTTACAGGAAAACAT ACTTGGGTCTTTTTCTTCAGTTTACTGGGCATTACACCTTTAGCTGAGCGCTTGGGCTATGCGACTGA GCAGCTCGCATTCTATACCGGGCCAACAG TTGGGGGCCTTCTGAATGCAACATTTGGAAATGCAACTGAAATGATAATCTCGCTATATGCATTGAACAATGGAATGATGCGGGTTGTTAAACAGTCCTTGCTGGGTTCCATTTTATCAAATATGCTCTTGGTTCTTGGCTGTGCCTTCTTCAGTGGTGGAATTATTCATCAGCAGAAAGTTCAGGTCTTTAATAAG GCTACTGCCATTGTGAACTCAGGATTATTGTTGATGGCAGTCATGGGTTTGTTATTTCCAGCTGTACTTCATTTCACCCACACGGAATTGCATTTTGGCAAGTCACAGTTGGCTCTTTCAAGATTTAGCAGTTGCATAATGCTGGTAGCATATGCAAGCTACCTATTCTTTCAGCTCAAGAGTCAACCAAATCTTTATAGCTCTATGAGTGAG GATGAAGAACACAATTCAGCAGATCCTGAAGAGGAAGAGGCGCCTGAGATAACCCAGTGGGAAGCTATTGGGTGGCTTGCTGTTTTGACAATATGGATATCAGTGCTGTCTGGATATCTAGTAGATGCCATCGAG GGTGCATCTGACTCGTTGAACATGCCGATGTCCTTTATTAGTGTCATCTTGCTTCCAATTGTAGGAAATGCGGCAGAACACGCCAGCGCAATCATGTTCGCAATGAAAGATAAGCTT GACATCACACTTGGAGTTGCAATTGGATCTTCTACTCAGATATCAATGTTTGTG ATACCGTTTTGCGTTGTCGTTGGTTGGTTTATGGGAAAGCCCATGGACTTGAATTTCCAATTATTCGAGACCGCTACACTCTTCATCACAGTGCTAGTCGTGGCATTCATGTTGCAG GAAGGCACATCAAACTATTTTAAAGGGTTGATGCTGATCCTATGCTATCTGATTGTTGCTGCAAGTTTTTTTGTACACGTTGATCCATCCAATG ATGCAGAGTAA